The genomic DNA GAAACCCGACCCGCTCCTACCGAACCCGCGGGCCGGTGAAAATCGTCGGTGAGATCACCGACTGGGTGGGGCATTCACCCGAGCAGCTTCAAGGCATGCGGGACACCTTGGCTGACCTTCGGCGGCGCGGGCTGGACGTCATCTACGACTGATACTTCACGGGCCTTAGGTGCCGAGGCGTGTCACGCTCAGTCAGACCAATGTGACGGCGGCCGGGACGGTGCGATTTCCTCGCGGTGGCCGCATCTCTGCCGACGGGCGCACAGTCGGAGGCGGGGCGCATGGCTGGGCGGATCATTGAGCACGTCGCCGGTACCTGGAAGCCCAACGTGCATCGCTGATCGCGCTACGGCAATTGCGGGTGGGCGTCGTGCCATGCCCGCCAGATGTCGGCGAGCGACAGTCACCTCCAGAAGGTCCACATCGCCGTTCTCGGCTCTCGGTCCATAGCGGCATCACGAGACGGCGGTCAGTTGAACGCCGTGCTGCCGGACACGGCGTGCGTCGTGCTGATGAGCTTGGCGTAGCAGTGATTCCGATCGAAGCCGTGGTCGCTGCACCAGGCCAAGGCGCCGCTCGCATTGGGATAGGTGATCGGCGCGATGGTGACCCAGAAGTTCGGTGCGTCGAACGTCGACCAGTCACCCGACCACAGCAGTTTGGCGCCGTACTCCTGGCGCAGTCGCAGGTGCTCCTCCAACGTCAACGCGTTGTCCCAGACGACGCCCTGGTCGACGACTCCCGGTCGCTTGGAACTCAATTGCGGCACCCACCGGTCGGATCCCTGGGTACTCACGACGGTGTGGTCGCCCAGAGCGATCTGGCGTAGCTGCGAGGAACTCGACGCTTCGGGGTTGCGGGCCGCAGTCGGGGTGTACGACGGAGCGGGAGGCGTCGTCGGGGCCGGCGCCGTCTTGTATACGGTCGGCCCGGCGACGGTCACGCTCGGCGGCGGAGCGAGCGCCGATGTCTGCGCTGGCGTCGAAGTATCAGTCTGCCCAGAGTTTTTCGACAGCAGCAGACCGATGACCAGACCCACCGCGCCCAGCAGCAACGCACACACCAGCCCGACCGCCGCCAGCGGCACCATCGATTGCCGCGGCGGCGGGCCTGGATCGACGGTGCTGGACGCGAAGTGCGCGACGACCGGTGGTGCGCCGAGCGCGGGCGGTGAAACATAGGGCGCCATCATGGTTTCGGCGCTGGCCGCGATCCGCTCGTCCGTGGTGTGCAGCGCGCGTTGCGCGGCGCGGCCCAATGCGCCGGCGCTGCCGTAGCGGTCGTCGGGCTCCTTGGCCATGCCGCGCGCGATGACGGTATCCAGGGACGTGGGGATTCCCGACTGGGCGGTACTGGGTCGCGGTGGCGGGCTGGAGATGTGTGCGGCGATCAGGTGTTCGTGGCTGTGGGCGGGGAAGGGAGCGTCGGCGGTCAGCGCCTCGTAGAGCACGCAGGCCAGCGCGTAGGTGTCGGCGGCGGGCGTGCACGGCGCCTCGCCGAACCGTTCCGGGGCCATGTAGCTGAACGAGCCGATCCGCACGTCGGCTTGGGTGAGGGACGAATCGCCTTGGGCCTGAGCAATACCGAAGTCCAGCAGGTAGGCGAAGTCCGCGGAGGTGACGATGATGTTCTGCGGCTTGACGTCTCGGTGGATCAGCCCGCGAGTGTGAGCGGCGTCCAAGGCTGCGGCGATCTGCTCGACGATGGCTACCGCGCGGCGCGGCTCGAGCGGGCCGGTGTTGATGAGGTCGTGCAGGGTCTCGCCGCGGACCAGCCGCATGTCGATGTAGAGGTTGCCGTCGATCTCGCCCCAGTCGTGGATCGGCACGACGTGAGGCTCCTCCAGACCTGCCGCCGCCTGCGACTCGCGGAGAAATCGGGTCCGGAACTGCTCGTCGTGCGCAAACTCCGCGCGGAGGATCTTTAGCGCGACGGCCCGGCCCTTGTCGGTGTCGACAGCCTCGTACACCTCGCCCATGCCGCCACGGCCGAGCAGCGCGGTCAGCTCGTACTTGCCGAACCGGGCGCCCACGCGCGGGTAGTTCTCGACCATCCTGTGCCTCCTCGACTGGCGAACAGGCGAACGTAGCGCGGGACGCCGACAAGTTCGGTCGTGATTGGCGCCCCGCTGGGCCCGGCGTCGGCCGTAGGCTCGTGAGCATGCGATTCGCCCCCGTCGTCGGCGCGCTGTTCGTGGCGGTGATGGTTGGCGTGAGCGGCTGCACCGGTGCGCCCGACCGTGAAGAGGAAGCCAGCGACATCCGGAATCACATCGCGGCGATGCCGGGGGTCTCCGAGGTCGACCTGATCTATGACAACGGCATCCTCGAGGGCACCCGGTTCGAACTCGAGGTTTCGATGGACCAGGCCACCGATCAGCAGGTCGGCGCGGTGGCTGCGCAACTCGACGGGCTGCGCGGCGAGGACTTCGCGAAGTTCGACCAGCGGATGAAGATCATTGTGGCCAAACAGACCTCGCTCGTCGGCAGCGCCGATCTGCCCGACGACGTCGAGCACGTGACCGGTCTGGTACGCCGTCTTCGTGCCGACGTTCCGGCCGGGGAAATCCGGTGGTTCGGTGGTGCCGGGCCTGACGCATCACGGCTAGAGATCCGGGATGCCGAGGAGCCTGACGCTGCGGTTGACGCGATTCTGCGTATCTTCGCCGGCCGGCCACCGAGCGATATCGAAGTCGCCCCCGCCGACCGGGTCGGCGATGCGCACTGGAAGATCTTCACCCGGTTGTCACCGGCCGACAAGCAACGCGTCGACCGGCAACTGGCCGCGGCGGCGCCCGCCGACCCTGGGTGGATCAGCGTCCGGGACGGGCGGGTCGAGCACCTGACGTTCGGCGTGCCGACACGGGCGACGGCTTACGACGACATCGTGCGGACCATCCACGCGATCGAGGCCGGCCCGGACCATCCCGCCAGCCTCACCTGGGTCTGGGCCGGCGATCAGTCCCACTACAACGAGCCACGCTGGGCGGGCAGCGCCCAGATCGGCAAGTGCGACTACGTCAATGGCGACCGCACCAAGAGTGAGCCGCTCGTACCCGAGGCATTGGCGCTGCAGCAGCGCATCCGCGATGAGTTCGATACCTGCCTCAAGTAGCAGCTGATTCCGGTCAGAGCTGGCCGGCCGGGGTCAGCTTGATGGCGGCGAGGTGTTCGCGGTCGACCGCCTCGGTGATTCAGTGAGCACGGCCAGAGGCACCGGTTGGACCGGCCGTCCAGCAAATCCACAGGCTACGTCCAGGATGAGCCTGAGATGATTGCTGTGAGTGCGGCGGGGCCAGCATGGCTCTCGAAGAATTGTGCATCTTGGGGGAGAAATGGCTGATCTGAGGGTGACACCGGAGGTGTTGCTTCAGGTATCGACGGAATTCGGGACTGCAGAACAGCGGCTACGTGACGGCCTCGGCGTGCTGGATAGCGAGGTCTCCCAGATGCTGGGGTCGAGCTGGATCGGGGGTGCGGCATCGGCATACGACGCAGTGTGGCGCGAGTGGCATGAGGGCTCGTCGAAGGTGCTGCGGGGCCTGACGGCCATGTCGAACTTGTTGAGCTCAGCCGCCGCGCGGTATACGGGCACGGATGGAGACGGCGGGGCAGCCATCGCAGGATCGGGGATGTGACGGCATGGACGCATTCAAGGTAGATCCGGCGATGTTGTTGGCGGCTGCCGACCGGATGTCGCAATTCGAGCAGCACATGGAGCAGACGCTGGCGCAATTGGCGGCAGTCGAGCATCAACTGGGCACGTCCTGGGACGGCGAGGGCGGGCAGGCGCAAGCCGCTGCCCAGCAGCAGTGGACCGAGGGCGTGGCCGAGATGCGACAGGCACTGGCCGATTTGCGGTTGGTCGCCGAGGGCGCACACGAGAACTATCACAGTGCAGCGCAATTGAACTTGCGTAACTGGGGCTAGTCGGTGGGCGGGTACGAGGTCGATCCGGCTCAGTTGGCTGCATCCGGGAAAACTGTTGGTGAGCAGGGGGATGCACTGATAGCGGCGCTGAATGCGCTGGAATCGGCATTGTCGGGATCTGGATTGATGTGCGGCACCGACGGATCGGGCATGTCATTCTTCAGCGACTACCGCAAGGGTGGGCAGTCGGTGATCTCGGCAGCCGAGTCGGCGGTGAATGCTTTTCGCAATGTCGGCTACGGCGTCGAGGTGTCCGCGCACAACTACGCGATCAGCGATGCGGCGTCCACTCTCGGGGGCGGCCGTGAATCGATTCCGGTGCCAGCCGAACCAACCAAGTACACGGCATCCGGGGTTCCCGGCCAATCGGGGCCGGAAATCCCCGAACCCAGCTTGTGGTCGTTGGTCCAGCCGTTTACCGGCGGGGCTTGGCCGAATGGCAATCCGGACACTATGGCAGCCGTCGCGGACGCGTGGCGTGCTCTTGGTACGGCGATATCGACAGCATCGGGCGATGCCGGTGACTGTGTATCGAGTGTGTCCGGTCATGACATTCCCGAATTGGTGCATATCACCGATGCGCTGAACACGTTGACCAGTAGCAGCAATGAGCTGGCCGGCAAATGCAGTTTGACTGCTGAAAAGCTGGATTCGTTTGCCGCCCAGGTGCAAAGCTCGCAGGACGCCATCCGCGATCTGCTGCACCGGCTCAGTGCGTCCGGGATTCTCAGCGAGATCGGGAAGATCTTCTCCGGCCACAACCCG from Mycobacterium sp. DL440 includes the following:
- a CDS encoding serine/threonine-protein kinase; translated protein: MVENYPRVGARFGKYELTALLGRGGMGEVYEAVDTDKGRAVALKILRAEFAHDEQFRTRFLRESQAAAGLEEPHVVPIHDWGEIDGNLYIDMRLVRGETLHDLINTGPLEPRRAVAIVEQIAAALDAAHTRGLIHRDVKPQNIIVTSADFAYLLDFGIAQAQGDSSLTQADVRIGSFSYMAPERFGEAPCTPAADTYALACVLYEALTADAPFPAHSHEHLIAAHISSPPPRPSTAQSGIPTSLDTVIARGMAKEPDDRYGSAGALGRAAQRALHTTDERIAASAETMMAPYVSPPALGAPPVVAHFASSTVDPGPPPRQSMVPLAAVGLVCALLLGAVGLVIGLLLSKNSGQTDTSTPAQTSALAPPPSVTVAGPTVYKTAPAPTTPPAPSYTPTAARNPEASSSSQLRQIALGDHTVVSTQGSDRWVPQLSSKRPGVVDQGVVWDNALTLEEHLRLRQEYGAKLLWSGDWSTFDAPNFWVTIAPITYPNASGALAWCSDHGFDRNHCYAKLISTTHAVSGSTAFN
- a CDS encoding WXG100 family type VII secretion target, translating into MADLRVTPEVLLQVSTEFGTAEQRLRDGLGVLDSEVSQMLGSSWIGGAASAYDAVWREWHEGSSKVLRGLTAMSNLLSSAAARYTGTDGDGGAAIAGSGM
- a CDS encoding WXG100 family type VII secretion target; protein product: MDAFKVDPAMLLAAADRMSQFEQHMEQTLAQLAAVEHQLGTSWDGEGGQAQAAAQQQWTEGVAEMRQALADLRLVAEGAHENYHSAAQLNLRNWG